In Thermanaeromonas sp. C210, the genomic stretch ATTGCCGTGGCGGGTGCCCCCAAGAAGGAGTTCTTGGATAAGCCCATTGGCCCGGCAGTGGAGAAGGTTATGGAGGAACGCAAGCCGGTACTCATTAACAACCCTGGCGAGCACCTTCTGTGTAAGGATTGCCCCATAGATACCGAAGGCGAGGGTTGCAAGTTTTCGGCCGAAGTCATCGCCCCCATCATAGCCGAAGGGGATCCTATCGGAGCTGTTATCCTCTGCTCTAAGGACCCCAATGTAAAGATGGGAGAGATGGAGCTCAAGCTGGCGGAGACGGCCGCGAGCTTTCTGGCCAAGCAAATGGAACAGTGATCGCTCAACTGCCAACGGGATCTTACTGTGCCCCTGAAAAAGGGGCTTGTTTTTTTCTCGCCCGGCCGGGTAAGATAAAGGTGACGTGAAAAAGTTAGGAGAAGATGCCCATGGAGCCGCGATGTTATCTTGCCGGGCTGGGCCCCGGCAACCCGGACGACATTCCCCCTACCTTGTGGAAGCTGCTTGAAGGACCCTCCCGAACCCTTTACCTGCGCACCGCCCGCCACCCGGCTGTCCGTGAGCTGGAACGCCGCGGGGTAACCTTCACCGCCTTCGATTCGTTCTATGAAGAAGCCCGTTCCTTTGCAGAGGTGTATGCCCGCATAGCCCGGACGGTCCTCGAGGCGGCCGGGAAGGGAGAGGTTATCTACGCCGTGCCGGGACATCCCCTGGTGGCCGAAACCTCGGTGCAAATGATTCTGGAGGAAGCCGGGCCCAGGGGTGTGAAGACTACCGTCATCCCCGCCCTGAGCTTCCTGGACGCCCTTTTTGCCGCCCTTCACCTGGACCCCGCCCGGGGAGTGGTGGTGCTGGACGCCCTTAACCTGGACCTGGGGCCCTGGGACGGGAGGAGGGGGCTCATCCTGACCCAGGTATACAGCCGCTACGTGGCCGGGCAGGTTAAACTGGCCCTCATGGAATTCCTGCCCGACGAGCATCCGGTGACGGTGGTCCGGGCCGCCGGGGTTCCAGGGGAAGAAAGAATAGAAGGGGTGCCCCTGTACGAACTGGACAGGCTTCCCTGGATCGATCATTTAACTAGCGTCTATGTAGCTCCCTACCCCGATGCCGATAAATATACACTGGAGGGGCTGGCCGACATTATGGCCCGCCTGCGAGGGCCGGACGGCTGTCCCTGGGACAAGCAGCAGAACCACCATTCCCTGAAACGTTACCTGCTGGAGGAAACCTATGAGGTCCTCGAAGCCCTGGAAGAGGGCGATATGCATAAACTTTGCGAGGAATTGGGAGACTTACTGCTACAAATAGTTTTCCATGCCCGGCTGGCCGAGGAAGAGGGCCACTTTAAGCTGGCCGACGTAGTCCGGGGAATCGCCCGGAAAATGATCCGGCGGCACCCCCATGTGTTCGGAACCGGGGAAGCCAGGACCGCCGAACAGGTGCTGGAAAACTGGGCCAAGATCAAGGCCGCCGAGAGGAAAGAGGAAGGCCGGGAAGTTTCCCTCCTGAACGCGCCGAAGGGGCTGCCGGCCTTGCTGAAGGCCTTAAAGATACAGGAACAGGCTGCCCGGTTGGGTTTTGACTGGCCTGAAGTAAAGGAGGTGTGGATCAAGGTCGAAGAAGAGTTGGACGAGCTCAAAAGGGCGGTACAAAAGGGTACCACGGAAAAAATAGGGGAAGAGGTAGGTGATGCCCTGTTCGCCCTCGTTAACCTGGCCCGGCGGCTGCAGGTAGAGCCGGAAGGCGCCCTGAACCGCGCCATCGACAAATTTTGCCATCGTTTTCGCTATATGGAGGAAGCCGCCCGCCGTGAAGGACGCGATCTGGCAACCATGGAACTGGAAGAGATGGACGAGCTGTGGGAAGAAGCAAAAAAGTTGAGAGAGACTAGATGGCAATGAAGGAGAATGTTGGATTTTGACGAATATGCTTTGTAGATCGAAATTCCTTTTACATGGAGGGATGGGACTTGAATAAAGCCGAACTGGTGGCCAGTGTTGCCGAAAAGGCCGACATCACCAAGAAAGATGCCGAAAAGGCCGTCAACGCTCTCTTTGCCAGCATTGAAGAAGCCCTGGCCAAAGGGGATAAGGTCCAGCTGGTGGGCTTCGGCACCTTTGAAGTTAAGGAGCGGGCGGCCCGCGTAGGCCGCAACCCGCGCACCGGCGAAGAGATCGCCATTGCGGCCACCAAAGTGCCCGTGTTCAAAGCCGGTAAAGCCCTGAAGGACGCCGTAGCCAAGTAGATACCGGGCGCAGGAGTTAGAGCCGAAATTGCGGCTGGACAAGTTCTTAAAAGTTTCCCGCCTCATAAAGAGGAGGACTCTGGCGAAGGAAGTCTGCGACGGAGGTGCGGTGGAGGTCAACCGCCGCCCGGCCAAGGCGAGCACCGAGATCAAGCCTGGCGATGTGATAACCCTCAACCTGGGCAACCGCTGGATGACGGTAGAGGTGCTGGCCACCCCGGAGCATGCGCCCGCCGAAAGGGCGCGGGAGCTGTACCGGGTGCTGGCTGAGGGCAAGAAGGCCGGCGAAGACCACCTCTAATTTCCAGGCATAGCCTCTTCCACCGGCGCAAATACTAAGGGGCAAAAGGATAAAGGTGGAAGATGCTATGGAGAGAACGCGCCTGCGGTGGCCGGTAGCCCTGGCGGTGGTCCTGACGGCCTTAATCCTCGGCATCCTGTTCCGGCCCGGCGGGCTGGCGAGGCGTCCCTATACCACTGAGCGGGAGCCCACCATTTCCCTCTACGTCAACGAAACAGGCCAGACCAAAAGCATCAAAATGGAAGACTACATCCAGGGCGTGGTGGCGGCCGAAATGGATCCCAACTGGCCCGTCAACGCCCTCGGGGCGCAGGCCATTCTGGCCCGGACCTTTACCATGAAAAAGATCCAGGAAGGCGGCGTAAAGTCCCGGGGCACGGATGCTTCTACCAGCGTGGAGGAATTCCAGGCCTACGCGCCCCAGAAGATCAATGATAACGTTCGCCGGGCGGTGGAGATGACTCGGGGAATCGTGGTCAAGGCGGGAGGCCAGCTCATCAATGCCTGGTTCCACGCCTCCGCCGGACCGCAGACGGCCGCGTCGGCGGCCGAGGGGCTTGACTACCACCGGGAGTCAGCCCCCTATATTAAGAGCGTAAAGGACCCCGGGTTTGCCATAACCGTACCGGAAAACAAGGCCTGGACGGCGTCCTTTAGCGTAGATGAAATAAGGGCGGCGGTGCGGAAGATAAGCGGCCAGGACCCGGGCCCCATTACCGGCATCCGCGTGGCGGAAAAAGGTCCCTCGGGGCGGGCTACCAGGATCCAGGTAGGCGGCCTCACGGTGAGCGCGCCGGCCCTGCGCCTGGCCCTGGGGAACGACCGGCTGCGCTCAACCTTGTTGACCGGCATCGAGGTACAGGGGGACAGGGTAGTATTCCGGGGCCAGGGCTACGGCCACGGGGTAGGAATGAGCCAGTGGGGGGCCCGGGCCCTGGCCGAACAGGGGAAATCGCCGGAAGAAATCATAAAGTACTTTTTTGAGGGTGTGACTTTAGAAAAAGCCTGGTGAGACCGGGCTTTTTTCATTTTTTCCCTCCCTTCCTCATAGGATTTAAGGAGGAGGGGAAAAGAATGGCCGAGGGCAAGCACCAGCTGACCGTTACCGACCGCCAATCCCTTCACATTACCGGCGTGGTCCAGGTGCTGGGCTACGACGAAGACGAGATAGCCCTGGAAACCACCCGGGGCATCCTTACCCTTAAGGGGAAAAATTTTAACATCACCAGCCTGAGTCTGGAAAGCGGCAGCCTCGAGGCTAGCGGGCAGCTTCAGGCCCTGGACTACCGGGAGGAGAAAGGCAGCCGGGGGCAAGGATTCCTGCGGCGGATCCTCAAGTGAACTCCTTTTACCTCCACTGGCGAACCTTTCTGGCCCTGGCAGGCTGGGGCGTGGTGCTGGGCCTCTTTTTCGACCTCTACCGGGCCGCCCGCTATTACCGGCGCCCGTCCCGCCGGGAGACCCACCTGGGTGACCTCTTCTTTTGTCTCTTTTCCCTCGCCGGCACCTTTGCCCTCCTCATGCTCAGCAACTACGGCGAAGTGCGGGGCTATGTTTTCCTGGCCCTTGTTTTGGGAGCCGCAGTATACGGTTTTTCTGCGGCGCCCGCTTTACGGCCATACCTCTACGCAGGCGTACGGCTGGCCCGGGCCACGGCCCGCGCTGGGGGCCGGGTGCTGCGCCTCCCCCTACTCATTTTCCTCCCCTTCCGCCGCCTCTTAAAGGGGCGTCCCAAAGGTGGTCCCTAAAAAAATTGGGCCGGTCCCCAATAAAAAATCTATGGACGGCCAGGCAGGAATTACCGGGAAGGGGAGCGAATAAAGTTTTGTACAAAAGATGTACACAATATGTGGATAAATCTGTGGATAATAAAGGGGAAGGGTCGGGACCTAACCTCCGGCGTATTCCCGACCGGCCCGGGGCCGGCCCGGCTTCCCCTTGCTTACCGTTTCCCCGAAACCCGGC encodes the following:
- the spoVT gene encoding stage V sporulation protein T encodes the protein MKATGIVRRIDDLGRVVIPKEIRRTLRIREGDPLEIFVDREGEVILKKYSPIGELGDFAKEYADSLHEAIGHIACIADRDNIIAVAGAPKKEFLDKPIGPAVEKVMEERKPVLINNPGEHLLCKDCPIDTEGEGCKFSAEVIAPIIAEGDPIGAVILCSKDPNVKMGEMELKLAETAASFLAKQMEQ
- the mazG gene encoding nucleoside triphosphate pyrophosphohydrolase — protein: MEPRCYLAGLGPGNPDDIPPTLWKLLEGPSRTLYLRTARHPAVRELERRGVTFTAFDSFYEEARSFAEVYARIARTVLEAAGKGEVIYAVPGHPLVAETSVQMILEEAGPRGVKTTVIPALSFLDALFAALHLDPARGVVVLDALNLDLGPWDGRRGLILTQVYSRYVAGQVKLALMEFLPDEHPVTVVRAAGVPGEERIEGVPLYELDRLPWIDHLTSVYVAPYPDADKYTLEGLADIMARLRGPDGCPWDKQQNHHSLKRYLLEETYEVLEALEEGDMHKLCEELGDLLLQIVFHARLAEEEGHFKLADVVRGIARKMIRRHPHVFGTGEARTAEQVLENWAKIKAAERKEEGREVSLLNAPKGLPALLKALKIQEQAARLGFDWPEVKEVWIKVEEELDELKRAVQKGTTEKIGEEVGDALFALVNLARRLQVEPEGALNRAIDKFCHRFRYMEEAARREGRDLATMELEEMDELWEEAKKLRETRWQ
- a CDS encoding HU family DNA-binding protein — protein: MNKAELVASVAEKADITKKDAEKAVNALFASIEEALAKGDKVQLVGFGTFEVKERAARVGRNPRTGEEIAIAATKVPVFKAGKALKDAVAK
- a CDS encoding RNA-binding S4 domain-containing protein, with product MRLDKFLKVSRLIKRRTLAKEVCDGGAVEVNRRPAKASTEIKPGDVITLNLGNRWMTVEVLATPEHAPAERARELYRVLAEGKKAGEDHL
- a CDS encoding SpoIID/LytB domain-containing protein, which codes for MERTRLRWPVALAVVLTALILGILFRPGGLARRPYTTEREPTISLYVNETGQTKSIKMEDYIQGVVAAEMDPNWPVNALGAQAILARTFTMKKIQEGGVKSRGTDASTSVEEFQAYAPQKINDNVRRAVEMTRGIVVKAGGQLINAWFHASAGPQTAASAAEGLDYHRESAPYIKSVKDPGFAITVPENKAWTASFSVDEIRAAVRKISGQDPGPITGIRVAEKGPSGRATRIQVGGLTVSAPALRLALGNDRLRSTLLTGIEVQGDRVVFRGQGYGHGVGMSQWGARALAEQGKSPEEIIKYFFEGVTLEKAW
- the yabP gene encoding sporulation protein YabP; this translates as MAEGKHQLTVTDRQSLHITGVVQVLGYDEDEIALETTRGILTLKGKNFNITSLSLESGSLEASGQLQALDYREEKGSRGQGFLRRILK
- the yabQ gene encoding spore cortex biosynthesis protein YabQ, which translates into the protein MNSFYLHWRTFLALAGWGVVLGLFFDLYRAARYYRRPSRRETHLGDLFFCLFSLAGTFALLMLSNYGEVRGYVFLALVLGAAVYGFSAAPALRPYLYAGVRLARATARAGGRVLRLPLLIFLPFRRLLKGRPKGGP